The DNA window GATTATTCCCCTGCGACACGAGTCGCCGCTTTCCATCATGGAGATTCTCTCCAGCGGCGGCGTCGACGGAGCCGCGCTGCAGGCGGTCATGCAGGCCCGTGATCTGGCGTCCCGCGGCCATAAGGTAGTGATGGTCTGCCTGCCCGGAGGCTGGGCCGCCAGCGAGCTGGCTAATTCCCAGGTCGAGGTGGTGACCAGTAAGCTGCGACGCTGGCAACTGGCCGATCTCCGGGCCGTGTCGGCCGAAGTTGTCGCCCGCGGGGTCGACCTGATCCACACCCACAAAAGTCGCGCCCATATGTTCGGCATTGTGCTGCGGTATCTGACCGGCAAGCCATGCGTGGCGACGGCCCATAACCGCTATATCCAGCCGCATTGGGGGCTGAACAACTTTGTCATCGCTAACTCCCAGGCGACGCTGAAATTTCATCGGCGATGGAACTTTGTCCGCCGACAATACAGCCGGACCGTACATTGCGGCGTTGATCTGGAAGGGTTCGCCCAGGCCCCGCTCGAAGCACGATCCCGGGTGCGCGACGAATGGAGACTGCAGGCCGGGCACCTGGTGCTGGGAGTGATCGGCAACGTCATTCCGCGCAAGGGGCATCATTTTCTGGTGGAAGCGATGCCCACGTTGCTGGCCGCTGAGCCGCTCACCCGGCTGGCGATTATCGGCTCCAAAGGCAATGCCTATGCGCAGGAAGTTGATGGGCTTGCGCACCGGCTGGGAGTCGACAAGGCGATAATCTGGGTCGGCTTTCGCACCGACATGCCGCACGTAATGAGGGCGCTGGAAATCTGCGTGTCGGCCGCCCTTGAGGAGCCGTTTGGACTCACCGCGCCCGAAGCGATGGCCAGCGGTCTGCCGGTTGTCGCCACCGACGTGGGTGGATTGCCTGAGAGCGTCCTCGCCGGCGTTACGGGCGAACTCGTCCCGGCCAGCGATTCGGCTGCCCTGGCGGCGGCCATTTTGCCGTTGCTGCACGATGCCGAAAAGCGTCGGCAGTACGGCGCCGCGGGAAAAAGTCGAGCGTTCGCCCTGTTCTCCCGCCAACAACAGGTGGAGAAGATAGAAGCCGTTTTTCGCCTGGTGACGGCCCGCGGCCGGATCCGGCAAAGCGACGCCGCCTAAGAAAAGCAGCGTGCGACAGTATCCCGTGGCGAACTACTTGTCGTCGCCGACGCGCATCCGCACCGTGGGCGTAATGACCATCGGATAGAAGCCCCGGGCGTACATCGTCGGGGTGGTGCTGCCCGCGCTGATCTCCACCGCGGGACCGTACAGGTCGACAACGCCAACACGGAACAGATAGGGCGAGTAATAGTTTCGCTGCGACGGCGGCAAAGGCTCGCTTGTCGAAGGAGCCATTTTGTTGAACACGTAAGGGTGCCGGGGCGGAGTAATCAGCGGCGGCTCCACATGCGGCGCTTCAAAGTGCGGCGGGTTCACGGCCGGCCCTTTCGGCTCCGGCGGCCGGAAACTGAACTCGGGAATCTTCACCGTCGGCGTCGGCTGGAACGTCGGCAGCTTGACGCCCGGTTCCAGTCGCGGTCGAGCACGGCGATCGACGGCCGGCTTCTTCTCTTCGGCCGACGCCATTGCAGGGAGTGCGACAAGAAGTAGCAAGCCCGCCAGCATGACACGGCGGAACAACCGTTGATGGTTCAAAAATCGCAACATGTTGACTCCCTCCTGATACTTCCGACCGCGCGCTAAAGATCGCCTGCTACCGCGAGGCGACACCTGCATTTTAACGCGTATCAAGCCGGCGGGTCAAATGCAGGACCCGCCGCCCTTCGATTACTGCGCGGAACGAGAAACTATTAACTGACGGAAGTCGACGGTCAGTCGTCTTTTGCTCGGAACGCGAAGGTGGTTATTGTCGATTCTGGTTTGGTTGTTTTCCGAACCAGCCGGCGCAGAAAGTCGACGGTCAGGCGTCTGTACTTCCTGGAAACGACGAATCAATATCTGGCAATTATTCTTTTCTCGTTCCCCGCAGGAGCGGTGAACATCGATCTACGGCGTGAGGTAACGGAACGTGTTCCGGATCGGCTGTCCCGCGACGTACGGCTGCAGTCCGCCATAGGCA is part of the Lignipirellula cremea genome and encodes:
- a CDS encoding glycosyltransferase family 4 protein, with amino-acid sequence MAASGSEWTEIIPLRHESPLSIMEILSSGGVDGAALQAVMQARDLASRGHKVVMVCLPGGWAASELANSQVEVVTSKLRRWQLADLRAVSAEVVARGVDLIHTHKSRAHMFGIVLRYLTGKPCVATAHNRYIQPHWGLNNFVIANSQATLKFHRRWNFVRRQYSRTVHCGVDLEGFAQAPLEARSRVRDEWRLQAGHLVLGVIGNVIPRKGHHFLVEAMPTLLAAEPLTRLAIIGSKGNAYAQEVDGLAHRLGVDKAIIWVGFRTDMPHVMRALEICVSAALEEPFGLTAPEAMASGLPVVATDVGGLPESVLAGVTGELVPASDSAALAAAILPLLHDAEKRRQYGAAGKSRAFALFSRQQQVEKIEAVFRLVTARGRIRQSDAA